The Syngnathoides biaculeatus isolate LvHL_M chromosome 6, ASM1980259v1, whole genome shotgun sequence genome has a window encoding:
- the acd gene encoding adrenocortical dysplasia protein homolog, whose amino-acid sequence MLRVTRSTLSPWIESLIQSYSSEDESNGGRLKAYVTSLGQMSQSQARNVEGPTGLLLLSDGVVQIPAILTSSAWEHLQEQEDKECFTSLLNTTVCVRNYRLQFYMDTELTKCKFFLSVGELHTTAAGPSKGNTPCCTSLLSVQQKICETWRTVLVRETEDSQKSHNDFDLSDLLGEWQHDSFQTVLADVRERLMTLRTADLQSSTSTCVPSLNQLNTFTRAGWDIELATHNGTACFTIPIKCLLIPEGHAMEDQNANADVLTMDEDGEFKLFLSESPVAPEGCQTAELTKGVAETQNYVDNTMHHNNIDVVLTNKTLTPLEKPWEMFPAPGFTIPDRSQEDIPRQFVQCDQQNPHINRTSNQNPVTSTQPENIQHSKGNYSSLPPYQKLPLPSDSSDTATPINSQTLIEYVDMQEIAVGWQYRTAMRKREWASVQEEQTTVAMEEVHFPYGLLHSVTGSGTVGGSIDIQTLGAKQGKMTVHTDGGPFLYTYNVTGQNLQDLSRFTVAEPLLSWAVKYLVLPEQTI is encoded by the coding sequence ATGTTACGTGTGACCCGGAGCACCCTTTCTCCGTGGATTGAGAGTCTCATCCAGAGTTACAGCAGTGAGGACGAGAGCAACGGTGGACGACTGAAAGCTTATGTTACTTCTCTGGGGCAGATGTCTCAGTCTCAGGCTCGAAACGTCGAAGGCCCCACAGGGCTGCTCTTGCTATCCGATGGGGTAGTGCAGATCCCAGCCATTCTAACGTCATCTGCATGGGAGCATCTTCAGGAGCAGGAGGACAAGGAATGTTTCACTAGTCTGCTCAACACCACCGTTTGTGTTCGAAACTACCGACTGCAGTTTTATATGGACACGGAACTGACAAAATGTAAATTCTTCTTGTCAGTTGGAGAATTGCATACCACAGCAGCAGGCCCCTCCAAAGGCAACACACCCTGCTGCACCTCTTTGCTTTCTGTCCAGCAGAAAATCTGTGAGACATGGAGGACGGTGTTGGTTAGAGAGACAGAGGACTCTCAAAAAAGCCACAATGACTTTGACCTCTCTGATCTACTGGGGGAGTGGCAGCATGACAGTTTTCAAACCGTACTTGCAGATGTGCGGGAGAGACTGATGACGCTAAGGACTGCAGATCTGCAGTCTTCTACATCCACTTGTGTTCCATCACTGAATCAACTGAACACGTTCACTCGCGCCGGCTGGGACATAGAACTGGCGACACATAACGGCACGGCATGTTTCACCATCCCGATAAAGTGTCTCCTCATTCCAGAAGGACATGCTATGGAGGACCAAAATGCAAATGCTGATGTATTGACAATGGATGAGGACGGGGAGTTCAAGTTGTTCCTTTCGGAGAGCCCTGTTGCTCCTGAAGGGTGTCAAACAGCTGAGTTGACCAAGGGAGTGGCGGAAACCCAAAACTATGTCGATAACACCATGCATCATAACAACATAGATGTAGTTTTGACTAATAAAACCCTGACACCTTTAGAGAAACCATGGGAAATGTTTCCTGCACCAGGTTTCACCATCCCAGATCGGTCCCAAGAAGACATTCCAAGACAGTTTGTTCAGTGCGACCAACAAAACCCTCACATCAACAGAACCAGTAACCAAAACCCTGTTACGAGCACACAACCTGAGAATATACAACACAGCAAAGGGAACTACAGCTCCTTACCGCCATATCAAAAACTGCCACTGCCATCTGACAGCAGCGACACAGCAACACCAATCAATAGCCAGACTTTGATTGAGTATGTTGACATGCAAGAAATAGCTGTAGGGTGGCAATATAGAACAGCAATGAGAAAAAGGGAATGGGCGTCAGTCCAAGAAGAGCAAACTACCGTCGCGATGGAGGAGGTTCACTTCCCATACGGCCTGTTGCACTCTGTGACAGGTTCAGGCACTGTTGGAGGCAGCATTGACATTCAAACTTTGGGTGCTAAACAAGGAAAAATGACTGTTCACACTGATGGTGGACCGTTCCTTTACACTTATAATGTCACTGGGCAGAATCTTCAGGACTTGAGCCGCTTCACAGTGGCAGAACCTCTGCTGTCCTGGGCTGTCAAATATCTTGTCCTTCCAGAGCAGACTATCTAA
- the gan gene encoding gigaxonin: MPDSAMSDPGSRVFDPQHSQNLLRVLRTFWQEKSFHDALLVVDAEELPVQKNILAAASPYIRTKLNYNPPKEDGSTYRIELQGVSMPIMKQILDYIFSGEIILSEGTIQDMVQASDLLLMTELKLLCCQFLESCITAENCIGIRLFSLHYCLHHVHYAATEYLHTHFRDVAVTEEFIELPHDRLCDVLSEEKLNVGNEKHVLEAVVRWLAHDPEARRVHMKEVMSAVWLQGLDVSYLREQALGEPLMREVIREHCQPVLEESQLQGEALLAAFKPRGYSECIVVVGGEDRRTRKPTAVTRCMCPLYDTNRQAWIELQPMSVSRVGHGVVAAEGFLFVVGGTDENNIVLNTGEKYDPDSNTWSPIPTMLQSRQNFGVVELDGQIYILGGENAESELTTVEVFDPHVNTWKMQTSMTMIRKVGCYASMNKKIYAMGGGSYGKLFDSVECFDPKTQQWTGLCPLKERRFGSVACGIGKELYVFGGVRSQENDNPEQRHMMTCKSEFYHDDMRRWMFLDDQNLCIHTSSSFVYGAVPIGASIYVVGDLDTGTSFDYIREFRRSTGTWHRTKPMLASDLSKTTCAALRIANCRLFRLQLTQGMFRIRV, translated from the exons ATGCCAGATTCTGCAATGAGTGATCCTGGTTCGAGGGTGTTTGACCCTCAACATTCCCAGAACCTCCTCAGAGTTCTTCGTACATTCTGGCAAGAGAAAAGCTTCCATGATGCACTGCTGGTGGTGGATGCTGAGGAGCTTCCTGTCCAAAAAAACATCCTGGCTGCAGCCAGTCCTTACATTCG GACCAAACTGAACTACAATCCTCCAAAAGAAGATGGCTCAACCTACAGAATTGAACTACAGGGGGTTTCTATGCCCATCATGAAACAGATTCTGGACTACATCTTCAGTGGTGAA ATAATTTTGAGTGAAGGGACCATCCAGGACATGGTGCAGGCATCTGACCTGCTTCTCATGACTGAGCTCAAGTTGCTGTGTTGCCAGTTCCTTGAAAGCTGCATCACAGCAGAGAACTGTATTGGCATCCgtcttttttccctccattaCTGCCTGCACCACGTCCACTATGCCGCCACGGAGTACTTGCACACACATTTCCGTGATGTGGCAGTCACAGAGGAGTTCATAGAGTTGCCACATGACAGACTATGTGACGTGCTGTCTGAGGAGAAGCTCAACGTTGGCAATGAAAAGCATGTCCTGGAGGCTGTGGTACGATGGTTAGCCCATGACCCGGAAGCTCGCAGG GTGCACATGAAGGAAGTAATGTCTGCAGTTTGGTTGCAAGGTTTAGATGTGAGCTACCTAAGAGAACAG GCCTTGGGGGAACCGCTGATGAGAGAGGTGATCAGAGAGCACTGTCAGCCGGTGCTAGAAGAGAGTCAGCTGCAAGGCGAAGCTCTTCTTGCTGCTTTCAAACCTCGAGGTTACTCCGAATGCATTGTTGTTGTCGGTGGAGAGGATCGCAG gaCGAGGAAACCCACAGCGGTGACTCGCTGCATGTGTCCTCTCTATGACACCAACAGACAAGCCTGGATTGAGCTGCAGCCTATGAGTGTTTCCCGTGTAGGCCACGGTGTGGTCGCAGCTG AAGGATTTCTATTTGTGGTGGGTGGAACAGATGAGAACAATATCGTATTGAACACTGGTGAGAAGTATGATCCAGACTCCAATACTTGGAGCCCCATACCCACAATGTTACAG AGTCGTCAGAACTTTGGCGTGGTGGAACTGGATGGTCAGATTTATATTCTTGGCGGGGAGAATGCAGAAAGTGAACTGACCACTGTAGAAGTGTTTGACCCTCATGTCAATACCTGGAAGATGCAAACCAGTATGACCATGATCCGCAAG GTGGGTTGCTATGCCTCCATGAATAAGAAGATTTATGCCATGGGTGGGGGTTCCTATGGGAAACTTTTCGACTCAGTTGAATGCTTTGACCCCAAAACCCAGCAATGGACAGGCCTCTGTCCACTCAAAGAGAGAAG GTTTGGATCAGTGGCATGCGGCATTGGTAAGGAGCTCTACGTGTTTGGTGGGGTGAGAAGTCAAGAAAACGACAACCCAGAGCAACGTCACATGATGACCTGCAAGTCTGAATTCTACCATGATGACATGAGGCG GTGGATGTTCCTAGATGACCAAAACCTGTGTATCCATACAAGCTCATCATTTGTCTATGGTGCCGTTCCCATTGGAGCAAGCATCTACGTCGTGGGAGACCTGGACACTG